Within bacterium HR34, the genomic segment ACCTTAACATCAGGAATTTTTCATCATTTTTTAACTGTTTACCTCCTTTATTCCCAAAATTCTTGCTAAATTTGTTGTTGGTATATATTTTTCCTTGAATACCATATCTTTATCATACGATATTATATAGTAAAATTAGTTATCAATTTTAAAAATTATAGCTGCTATAGAAAATACTCTATTATTCTCAAGGATATATTACTTTATCGTTTTTAAATATAATAAAAATAAATTTTAATAGTTTCCCAAAAAAAAGTATTTTGTTAATTTGGTTCTAATATTGCGAGGGTTTCTGAGTGAAGAGTGTGGGGATAAAAATCAAAATAATAAAGTTTTTTTAATTTATATTTTTGAAGTAATATTTTTAAATCTTCTATTTGAGTCTTTGGGTTGCAAGAAAGGTAAATTATTTTTTCTGGAAGATGTTTTAAAAGTTTAAGACAAAGTTTTTCCTGAAGGCCTGCTCTTGGAGGATCTAAAATTACAACTTCTAACTTTTCCAACATCTTAAAATCTAATTTAGAAACATCTTCGACTATGCCATCAAAATTATAAATTTTGTTTTCTTTGGCATTGAGTTTTGCGAATTCTATTGCTTTCTTATCCACCTCTACCCCAATTACCTTTTTTGATTTTTTAGCAACGCTTAAACCTAAAGTACCAACTCCGCAAAACAAATCAAAAACAAATTTACCAGAAGGAATTTCGCTTTTTATTATTTTTAAGGCTACCTTTAGCATCTCAATATTATTTTGAAAAAAGTTATCAAAACCATATTTTAACTGAATGCAAAAAATATTCTCTATTAAATAATCCTTTCCTGATTTGTATAAAATTTCATTTATCTTGCTGGCAGGGCTTTTGGGATCCGAAAAAACAACAATTAAATTTTCGTTTTTTAATTTCCTAAATATCTTTTCTATTTTTTGACTTTTATCTTTTAAAAACAGTATTGAAATAATTTCTTTTGTTGTTTTGCTTTCTCTACAAATTAAAGATTTCAAAATATCTGGATTTATTTGCTCTTTATTTAAAAATTCCACTAATTCCAATGCTTTTAGGTTTAAATTTTTAGATGCAAGTTTACAACCTGTCTTTAGAATTATTTTTTCTTTATAAGAGTACCTTTTGAAAAAAGATAAAAATATTTTGCCTTTTTGCTCGGCAAAAGAAAATTCCATTTTTGTGCGATAACCTGTAGTCCTTTTTTGGGTAAATATTTTATTGAAAATAACTCCGCCTTTTAAATAATTGTTTAATTCTTTTGAAAATTCATCTATAATAAGTTTGCTTTTAATTTTAACCTGACTATCATATGGAATAATTTGAAAAGGAGAACAAGAAAGAAAATGAGATTCAAATGGCCTTTTTCTTAATTTAGACTTTTTTAAAATTTTTAATGGCAAAACGTTATAGCCATTTTTCTCTTTCTTTACAACCAAAACTTCTGCTTTCTCTCCTGGCAACACCCCAATTCCAAAATATTTTTTACCATCTAAAAAAGCTTCTACTTTTCCGGGATATACAAAATCTTTAAATGTTAAAATTAACTTTTCCATAAAATTTAACACAAAGATTTTTGAACTCGCAAATATCAGTTAGTTTTTGTGTTTAATTTATAACTTAGATATTTTATTATCAACAAATCATCGCTTGTTAAATTATATGGTAGAGATAAAGGAATTTTTATACCACCAAATAACGCGCTGTCTTTAGATACAATTTTTCCTTCTATTGTTCCTTGTTGTTCTGACAACTTATTAAATATTTTTAATAACTCATTGTCTATTATACTATTTACATATTTTGGTAAAATCATATCTATTAATAAAATTTTTAAAGAATTATCTAAAATTACATGATTTTTCAATCCTTGGTTACTCATAAAGTTATTAAATTCCCCAATTAAAGACTTAGTTTTAAAAACGCCTTCTCTATTTGCAAAAAATTCATCAACTTTTTCACTAAAAGTTTCTTCACTAACCTTCCCTTTTAAAAACTTATTAAAATATGCGACTATAATTTCCTTTATTGTCTCAGAAGTAAGTTCAATATTATCTTCATTAAAAGAGGATAAAAATTTTTTATAATTAAACCAAAAATCAATAATTTTTATCCTTTTTCTCAACTTTTCATTGATTGGTGAAAAACTATCTATTATATCACCTTGAACAGAAGCTGTTTTCCAAATATCTTTTAAATCACCAAATAATAACCTCAAAGATAATGAATCTAAATATTTATCTTTTATTATGTTAAATCTTTCAACAAAAAGTCCTGGAGGAATTTCAGGAAGGAGAGGAAGCCCCAATAATTTTCTACCTTTATTATATTTGCCCAAATCCCTATCGGTTGCCCACTCAGCGCCTATATGAGTTACTCCTCCAATAACTAATAAAAGAAATATTAATTTAAAATAACTTTCCGGAGGATATATTTTCTTACCGTGTTCTCCTTTTTTTATTTCTATTCCTAATTTTTCAATAATTGGTTTTAAATCTTCATTTTGAATAATATAATCAAATATCTCGTGTATTTTATTCCACCTTGCATCCAATGATATTCTTTGATCATCAATTTTAAATTCACTTTTACCTTCGAAAAAATCAAAAAAATCTCCTAGCAAATAAAATATTTCTTTTAAAACCTCTATATAAACCTTCACTTTATCTTCTTTGCTCAATTCTTTTAATTCAAAAATATGATGATTTTGAAACTTATCTATTAAATTTTTTATTTTCTTATCAACAAACTCTTCATTATTAAAACTTTTTTCAACCAACTCACGATATTTTTCTTTAAAGTTTTCTTCCTCTTCAAAAAACTCTAAAAATTTTGATTTTAAAATTAAATAAAAACCATAGGGAGTTTCTGTTTTGTTTTTTATATCAAAAATGAATCTTAAATCTATTTTTTTATCTCCAAGGTACATATTAAAAAGCTTTTCTTTTTTAGGGTCCGTGTAGGCTATAATTAAGGAAAATATTTTTCTATTTAATAACTTAATCCTTTCACTAGCCAAAAAATAATAATCTAATTCCCAAGGATTTAAATGATAAGTTGTAACCAAACCAAGTTCTTCGCTTTCTTTTATCTCTTCCCCAAATACAATTTCTCTTAATTTTTTTCTCAAATTAATCAATTTTTCATAAGGAATGGAAAAATTTTCGGCAAGTATTTCCAAATCTTTAGAAGAAATCTTGTCTCTTTCTTGTAAAAACTCTAAATAGTTCTTGTAATGTGTTCCTTTTTCTAATGGATTTTCAATTTTATTTATTTCCATTTTCGAATTTTATTATAAAAATAATCTAGCGTATTTTTGAAAATAAGTTCTTTATCTACTTTAAATTTTATCAAATTTTTATTAAAAATGTTGTAATTCTCAGCGCCTATTGGAGTATGTTTAAAATTAAAACCAAAATAATCAGTACCTAAAGCAATAAGTTTTTTATTTTCCTTTATTAAAAAATTATAATGAGAAAGCCAATCATTAAAAAAAGGCTTTTTTTTATTAATATTAGATAGGGCTGGTGGTAAAAGAGTTAATCCAATTAATGTTTCTTTGTTTTTAATTAACTTGAAAATCCTATCGTCAATGTTTTGAGAGAAATTAAATACTTTTTTAATATTATTATGAGAAAAAATAAAATTTTTTGGAGCCAATTTTATTACTGCCATCGCAGAATTAAAGTTTAAATGAGCGCAATCAATAATTGCCTCTTTTTTAACTAAAAACTTAACCACTTTTTCTCCTAAATTTGATAGACTTCTTTTACTATTCAATCCTCCTGCCAAATAATTATCAAAATTCCAAGTTAACCCAAACACCCTAATTCCTGAATTCCATAGCATTTCCACTTCTTTTAAATTTTTTACAAAATTTAGTCCTTCAACACCTAAAAAAATACCAATTTGATTTTTTTTAATGCCGAAAAAATCTGAAATATGTTTAATTATCTTAAAACTTTTATATTTTTTTATTACTTTTATAAAATTATTAAAATTCTCTAAAAATATATTTATGTCTTCTAATGGCTCTATTGTCTTTTTTAGGTTGTTATAATTTAGACTCTGAATCTGAACTACTAGAAATTTTAATCCAACTTTTTTAGCTTGAGGAATGTCAAAATGCCTTTTAGAATAAAAAACACTTAAACTTTTAAAAGGAGTGTTGATAAAGGACCGCAATTGATGATTGAAATAAACCTCCAAATCAAGGTGGAGATCAAACAAAAAACTTACTTTATTTTCTAGTTTTAATCTGTTCATTCCTTAAATTATTTATTAATTTGACAACTTCTGGCTTAATTAAATGACCACCTTTTATGGCTTTAATATAAAGATAATCTACAGCATCTTTAGACTTTGGGGGTGTAAATAATTTATGAATTCTTACCTTAAAACCATGTTCTCTTAAAAACTTTATTTTGGTTGGATTGTTTGAGTATAAAATAATATTTTTTAATTTAAAATGTTTTAGGATAGGAATAGCTAAGCTGTAATCTCTACAGTCGACAGGAAAATCAAAATATTCATTTGCTTCATAAGTATCTAATCCTAATTTCCTTTGGGCGTCTAGAGTCATTATTTTATTAAAAAGTCCTATACCTCTACCTTCATGATTTAAAAAATATATTAAAAGGTAATTATTCTTTTTATCTTCGCCCATTAATGTAAGAAACTTTTCTAATTGATTAGAGCAATCACATTTTAAGCATCCGAAAATTTCACTTGTAACACAACAAGAATGCAATCTTAACCTAACATTTTCTCGAAAATATTTTTTATTGGATATTGCTAAAACTTCTTCGCCATTAACATTAAAACAAAAAAACCAAAAATCTCCATAAATTGTTGGGGCTTTTGTTACTGTTTTTCTAATATTTATATTTTTTACTCTCATTTAAATGAATTATATAAAGTTAATTTAATGAGTAAATAAACCCATGTCAAGTGGTAATAAATACATTAAACGATACTTTGCTTTAAATTGAAATTTAAGAGTATAAAATTTACTTTTCTTATAGTAGTAAAATTCGTAGTAGTTACAAGTTGAAACAATGGGATTCCGTTTCCCGCTTTTTTTAATTTCTTTATCTTCAAGCGAGATAAAATCTTTTGGATTAATTTTTATTATTTTATCGTCTCCTTTTCTAACCTCGCCTATGCCATCTCTATTTGAAGTTGAAACATAAAAATAATTGTCAGGTCCTAATGCTATTGATCTTAGTCTCCCAAATTCATTAAAGTAATGAATTTTTAATGTTTTATCAATTAAATCATATTGGTATAGCCCTCTACCTATCAAGCCTGTAAAAAACAAAGATTCTTGAAAATAAATTAGATCAGCCGGAGCCCAAGTTACATCAGGACCTGAATGTAAAACAGGACTTTCCATACCTTCTTTTTTCTCATCTCCCTCAATCACAGGCCAGCCGTAGTTTTTACCTTTTTCAATTAAGTTTACTTAAATAGTAACTTTAGGTTTTAAAATTTCTTTCAATTTTTATCTCCCAAGAATTATAAATCATATTATTAATATTAATATTTTTAAAAGCAAAACTATGGTTGGAAAAGATATTCTGGTTTAAATTCTACTTTTTTTATTTGAGGGAATTGTTGTGCAGTTTTTTCTATCTGTAACCATAATATTTTAACCCGGCAAGAACCACCTGAAGTTTGATAGTAAGGATCATCAAATTCTAAAATTAAAGTTCCATCTTCCTTAAGATTAACCGATTTTAATTCAAAACCTCGAAGCGGAAATTCGGTTTCAATACCTTGATTTATTTCTTCTTGAGTTAAATTTTCTCTTCCTCTTAATAATAACTTAATTGTATCTTTAATAGGAGATTGACTTAAAGGTATTTCTCTCTCAATTGCTACTAATCCATCTTCAGAACATTTTATATTGCCATTTTCATCCCTATCTTTTTCTGGGTTGTAATAATAAAGTAAAATTTTCTGGTATTTAATTTCTTCAAATTTAATAGGAACTGAATAAACTTTTTGATATTCTGCTATACCGCTTGGATTAGCTGATAAAAACAATAATTTACCGGTTTTAGTTTTTGGTTGTTTAAAATCTAATTCGCCCTCAAAAGGAACAAAATTTTCAGTCATCCAATTATCTTTTGCTTTTAAAATTGCACTGCCTAATAAATTATTTTCATTATCATAAAGCTCAGAAGTGAATTCTGATTCAAAAAACCAATTGCCATTTGCTTTTCCTTGAATCAGCAAAGGTGATTTAATTTTTTGATTTTCTTTAGGACTAAAGATTAATATATCTGAAGAATTTTGAGAAATATTTTGAACAATATCTTGAGAAAATTTATTCTTTTTATTATAAATAATCAAAATTATTAATAGCCCAAGGATTAAAACCAAAGAAAAAATTATTAATAAAAATTTATTTTTTATTAAATTCATTTTATTATTTCAATTACTTTATTTACTGGAACTGGTGAGGTAATTATATAAATTCTTTTTGTTTTTTCAATTGAAGGTAGAAAATCTTTGCCAGTAATTTTATCATCATCTAACCAATAAATATCCAAATCAACAAAAGTATTTTTATTACAAAACGATCTAAGAGGTTAAAATCAATGTTGTAATAGAGACGAGAATAATAATTTCTTGAAAATTTTCTAAATGAATATTAATTCAACAATGATTTTCCAATTATCACATAAATTTTAATATGGTTCTACGGGAGAAGATTGTCTTTTTTGACATTCCCCTTTATAAGCGACACCAACTCCAGCTGCTTTAGCCATACATTCATTGGAATAAGTTTTGCCATCTGTACCGCAAACTGGATTCCATTCTTGAGTGCAAAAGATTTGATCTTGAGAGGGGGGAGTTGAAGAAGATGGTTTGCATTCTCCTTTATAAGCAACATCTACTCCACAAGCCTTGGCGTCACCTTCGCCGCAAGCGTAAGTTTTACCATCAGTTCCGCAAACGGGATCATATCTTATGCACTGAATCTTTCCACAATAAGGAAATTCTTCAGAAGCGCCTGGTTCAGCTTTGCAAACATCCTGCCATTTACCATCTTTACATATTCTCTCGCATCCTTCTTTTGTTGGATAAAGTGGCATTGGACCGCATTTTTCAATATCTTGAAGCTTTG encodes:
- the rlmCD gene encoding 23S rRNA (uracil-C(5))-methyltransferase RlmCD, which produces MEKLILTFKDFVYPGKVEAFLDGKKYFGIGVLPGEKAEVLVVKKEKNGYNVLPLKILKKSKLRKRPFESHFLSCSPFQIIPYDSQVKIKSKLIIDEFSKELNNYLKGGVIFNKIFTQKRTTGYRTKMEFSFAEQKGKIFLSFFKRYSYKEKIILKTGCKLASKNLNLKALELVEFLNKEQINPDILKSLICRESKTTKEIISILFLKDKSQKIEKIFRKLKNENLIVVFSDPKSPASKINEILYKSGKDYLIENIFCIQLKYGFDNFFQNNIEMLKVALKIIKSEIPSGKFVFDLFCGVGTLGLSVAKKSKKVIGVEVDKKAIEFAKLNAKENKIYNFDGIVEDVSKLDFKMLEKLEVVILDPPRAGLQEKLCLKLLKHLPEKIIYLSCNPKTQIEDLKILLQKYKLKKLYYFDFYPHTLHSETLAILEPN
- the ribA gene encoding GTP cyclohydrolase-2, translated to MRVKNINIRKTVTKAPTIYGDFWFFCFNVNGEEVLAISNKKYFRENVRLRLHSCCVTSEIFGCLKCDCSNQLEKFLTLMGEDKKNNYLLIYFLNHEGRGIGLFNKIMTLDAQRKLGLDTYEANEYFDFPVDCRDYSLAIPILKHFKLKNIILYSNNPTKIKFLREHGFKVRIHKLFTPPKSKDAVDYLYIKAIKGGHLIKPEVVKLINNLRNEQIKTRK